Proteins encoded by one window of Anaeromusa acidaminophila DSM 3853:
- the gcvH gene encoding glycine cleavage system protein GcvH has product MMNFPEDLAYTPEHQWVRSKDEKTVVVGITDYAQAELGDVVFVDLPQLGRKVNAGDSLLVVESVKSVSDVYAPVTGEIIAVNEALEDEPELVNQEPYGKAWLVEISMTEDMPSLLTAQEYEKQLG; this is encoded by the coding sequence ATGATGAATTTTCCCGAAGATCTGGCGTATACACCGGAACATCAGTGGGTGCGGAGCAAGGACGAAAAAACAGTTGTCGTGGGTATTACCGATTATGCGCAAGCCGAATTAGGCGATGTGGTCTTTGTGGATTTGCCCCAATTGGGTCGCAAGGTGAACGCCGGCGATAGCTTGCTTGTGGTGGAATCGGTCAAATCCGTTTCTGACGTGTATGCGCCGGTAACCGGGGAAATTATTGCTGTGAACGAGGCTTTAGAGGATGAGCCGGAGCTGGTCAATCAAGAACCTTACGGCAAAGCTTGGCTGGTTGAAATTAGTATGACCGAAGACATGCCGTCGTTGTTGACAGCACAGGAATATGAAAAGCAGCTGGGATGA
- a CDS encoding iron-sulfur cluster assembly scaffold protein, with translation MQYSAEVQGMTCVARGANHGAAPIPQEGAWTKVKEVKDVCGLTHGVGWCAPQQGACKLTLNVKNGIIEEALVETIGCSGMTHSAAMAAEILPGKTILEALNTDLVCDAINTAMRELFLQIVYGRSQTAFSENGLPVGAGLEDLGKGLRSQIGTMYGTQAKGPRYLELAEGYVTSLGLDEDGEVIGYQFVHLGKMMEMIKKGTDANEAVKKATGQYGRYSEAARYLDPRHE, from the coding sequence ATGCAGTATTCAGCAGAAGTACAAGGCATGACCTGCGTGGCCCGGGGGGCTAATCACGGCGCTGCGCCTATTCCTCAGGAGGGCGCCTGGACGAAGGTCAAGGAAGTCAAGGATGTTTGCGGGCTGACGCACGGCGTGGGCTGGTGTGCGCCGCAGCAGGGCGCCTGCAAGCTGACTCTCAACGTAAAAAACGGCATCATTGAAGAGGCTTTGGTGGAGACGATTGGCTGCTCCGGCATGACTCACTCAGCAGCGATGGCTGCTGAAATTCTGCCGGGCAAGACCATTTTGGAGGCTCTTAATACGGACTTGGTTTGCGACGCTATTAATACCGCCATGCGCGAGCTGTTTTTGCAAATTGTTTATGGACGAAGTCAGACGGCGTTTTCCGAAAACGGCCTGCCTGTGGGAGCAGGTCTGGAAGACTTGGGTAAAGGTTTGCGCAGCCAAATTGGCACTATGTACGGCACACAGGCAAAGGGGCCGCGCTATTTAGAGCTGGCGGAAGGGTATGTGACCTCCTTAGGTCTTGACGAAGACGGGGAAGTAATTGGCTACCAATTTGTGCATTTAGGAAAAATGATGGAAATGATTAAAAAAGGCACAGATGCCAATGAAGCAGTGAAAAAAGCGACCGGTCAATACGGACGGTATAGCGAAGCGGCTCGTTATCTTGATCCGCGGCACGAATAA
- a CDS encoding GGGtGRT protein codes for MVKFEGYERREAKLQQFLQQVSLQSLEQAQDICQQKGLDIAAIVKGIQPICFDNACWAYTLGAALAIQKGCAKAADAAEVIGEGLQAFCIPGSVADNRKVGLGHGRLAAMLLREETKCFAFLAGHESFAAAEGAIGIARSANKVRQEPLRVILNGLGKDAALIISRVNGFTYVQTAFDYAAGKVNIVREKAYSQSERAKVRCYGADDVMEGVAIMHLEGVDISITGNSTNPTRFQHPVAGTYKKECLEQGKRYFSVASGGGTGRTLHPDNMAAGPASYGMTDTLGRMHSDAQFAGSSSVPAHVEMMGLIGMGNNPMVGASVAVAVAVEEAMGK; via the coding sequence ATGGTGAAATTTGAAGGCTATGAACGTCGAGAAGCAAAATTACAGCAATTTTTACAGCAGGTATCGCTGCAGTCGTTAGAGCAGGCCCAGGATATCTGCCAGCAAAAGGGTTTGGATATAGCAGCTATCGTTAAAGGTATCCAACCTATTTGTTTTGACAATGCTTGTTGGGCGTATACCTTGGGAGCGGCGCTCGCGATTCAAAAAGGCTGCGCCAAGGCGGCGGATGCGGCGGAAGTTATCGGCGAAGGTCTGCAGGCTTTTTGCATTCCCGGTTCTGTGGCGGACAACCGCAAGGTTGGCCTGGGCCATGGCCGTTTGGCAGCGATGCTGCTGCGGGAAGAAACAAAGTGCTTCGCCTTTCTGGCAGGTCATGAGTCATTCGCCGCCGCAGAAGGCGCTATCGGCATCGCCCGTTCCGCCAATAAGGTGCGTCAAGAGCCTTTGCGCGTTATTTTGAACGGCTTGGGCAAGGATGCGGCGCTGATTATTTCTCGGGTGAACGGTTTTACCTATGTGCAGACCGCCTTTGATTACGCGGCAGGCAAGGTGAACATCGTCCGGGAAAAAGCCTACTCGCAAAGCGAGCGGGCCAAAGTGCGCTGCTATGGCGCGGATGACGTCATGGAAGGCGTTGCGATTATGCATTTGGAGGGCGTCGATATTTCCATTACCGGCAATTCCACCAATCCGACCCGGTTCCAGCATCCTGTGGCCGGGACGTACAAGAAGGAATGTCTGGAGCAGGGAAAACGCTATTTCTCCGTGGCTTCCGGCGGCGGCACCGGGCGAACGCTGCACCCGGATAATATGGCGGCCGGGCCGGCTTCGTACGGCATGACCGATACCTTGGGCCGCATGCATTCGGATGCGCAATTTGCGGGTTCGTCTTCGGTGCCGGCGCATGTGGAGATGATGGGTCTCATCGGCATGGGCAACAACCCCATGGTTGGCGCCAGCGTGGCCGTGGCCGTAGCCGTCGAAGAGGCTATGGGAAAGTAG
- a CDS encoding MFS transporter, with translation MKMHRNVIILGLVSLFTDVSSEMLYPLIPLYVTTVLGASPAILGVIEGVAESLASLLKLFSGRVADRFARRKPLAILGYGLSAAAKVFFIVATTWTGILWGRVSDRFGKGIRTAPRDALIADASSADSRGKAFGLHRAMDTAGAVLGIGLAYWLFTSYNGDYQIVFLVALAPAFFGAALLFLVKEEGRSAAQKAKELAFSWGSLAPQLKYFLVISFLFNLGNSSNQFLLVRAGTLGFSAAEVILLYLLMNISYFLLAYPAGALSDRLGRRRLLVSGYLLYGLVYLGFAVAESSWPVIGLFVVYGLYIGLTEGVEKALLADMAVEGQKATVYGLHALLVGVALLPASILAGLLWELFGVAAPFYFGGCLGLLAAVALWVALRGEEKRNGIEQESR, from the coding sequence ATGAAGATGCATCGCAATGTGATTATTTTGGGTCTAGTCAGTCTGTTTACAGATGTATCCAGTGAAATGCTCTATCCGCTGATTCCGCTCTATGTCACCACGGTGCTAGGGGCTTCGCCTGCCATTTTAGGTGTTATTGAAGGGGTCGCTGAGAGCCTGGCCAGTTTGCTTAAATTGTTTTCCGGGCGCGTAGCAGACCGCTTCGCCCGGCGCAAGCCTTTGGCCATTCTCGGCTATGGCTTGTCAGCGGCGGCAAAAGTATTTTTTATTGTGGCGACAACGTGGACAGGCATCTTATGGGGCCGCGTCAGCGACCGTTTTGGCAAGGGCATTCGTACGGCTCCTCGGGATGCCTTAATTGCTGATGCCAGCAGCGCTGATTCAAGAGGCAAGGCCTTTGGGCTGCATCGCGCTATGGATACCGCAGGAGCCGTCCTTGGCATTGGTCTTGCCTATTGGCTTTTTACCAGCTATAACGGGGATTATCAGATCGTATTTCTGGTGGCGTTGGCGCCGGCTTTTTTTGGCGCGGCCTTATTATTTCTGGTGAAGGAAGAGGGCCGTTCGGCAGCGCAAAAAGCGAAAGAGCTGGCTTTTTCCTGGGGTTCCCTGGCGCCGCAGCTCAAGTATTTTTTGGTCATCAGCTTTTTATTTAATCTCGGTAACTCTTCCAATCAGTTTTTACTGGTACGGGCGGGGACGCTGGGTTTTTCCGCAGCGGAAGTGATTTTGCTCTATTTGCTGATGAATATCAGCTATTTTCTTTTGGCGTATCCTGCGGGGGCGCTTTCAGATCGTTTGGGTCGGCGGCGGCTGTTGGTAAGCGGTTACTTGCTCTATGGCTTGGTATATCTTGGCTTTGCCGTTGCGGAAAGCTCCTGGCCGGTGATAGGGCTTTTCGTCGTGTACGGCCTGTATATCGGCTTGACAGAGGGCGTAGAAAAGGCGCTGCTGGCGGATATGGCTGTGGAAGGGCAAAAAGCCACTGTGTACGGCTTGCATGCGCTTTTAGTGGGTGTTGCGCTGCTGCCTGCGTCCATTTTGGCCGGGCTGCTTTGGGAGCTCTTTGGTGTAGCAGCTCCGTTTTACTTTGGCGGCTGTTTGGGCTTGCTGGCCGCAGTAGCTCTCTGGGTAGCGCTGCGAGGTGAGGAGAAAAGGAACGGTATTGAACAGGAGTCGCGATGA
- the glpK gene encoding glycerol kinase GlpK, translating into MSKYILSLDQGTTSSRAILFDHESNIIAVAQKEFRQIFPKPAWVEHNADEIWATQIGVVAEVIATAGINASDVAAIGITNQRETTVVWDKHTGKPVYNAIVWQSRQSIDICNDIKAKGLEPLFRKKTGLVMDAYFSGTKVKWILDHVEGARERAEKGDLLFGTIDTWLTWKLTGGKVHVTDYSNASRTLMYNIRELKWDEELLEILTVPKCMLPEVRPSSEKYGMTDAQIFFGAEVPVAGIAGDQQAALFGQTCFKPGTAKNTYGTGCFMLMNTGEKLYNSNNGLLTTIAWGLDGKVEYALEGSIFIAGAAIQWLRDSLKMIESASDSEFFASKVDDAEGVYVVPAFAGLGAPYWDMKARGAIFGLTRGSTKSHLIRATLDSLCYQTRDVLSAMESDSGIKLQALKVDGGAVANNLLMQFQADILDVPVDRPEITETTALGAAYLAGLAVGYWATKEDLVSSWKLNQRFQPDMPAEKREGYYKGWQKAVQRSMNWED; encoded by the coding sequence ATGTCGAAGTACATCCTGTCTCTTGACCAAGGTACAACCAGTTCCCGTGCTATTTTGTTTGACCATGAGTCCAACATTATCGCTGTCGCCCAAAAGGAATTCCGTCAAATTTTCCCTAAACCGGCTTGGGTTGAGCACAACGCAGACGAAATCTGGGCTACCCAGATCGGCGTTGTCGCTGAAGTTATCGCCACTGCCGGCATCAACGCTTCGGACGTTGCCGCTATCGGCATTACCAACCAACGTGAAACCACGGTGGTTTGGGACAAGCACACCGGCAAACCCGTCTATAACGCCATTGTTTGGCAAAGCCGTCAAAGTATTGATATCTGCAACGATATCAAAGCGAAAGGCCTGGAGCCTTTATTCCGCAAAAAAACCGGCTTAGTTATGGATGCCTACTTCTCCGGCACCAAAGTAAAATGGATTTTGGACCATGTAGAAGGCGCCCGTGAACGTGCAGAAAAGGGCGATTTGCTGTTCGGAACGATCGACACCTGGCTGACTTGGAAACTGACCGGCGGCAAAGTACATGTCACCGACTATTCCAACGCTTCCCGTACTCTGATGTACAACATCCGCGAGCTGAAATGGGACGAAGAGCTCTTGGAAATCCTCACCGTTCCTAAATGCATGCTGCCGGAAGTACGTCCTTCCAGTGAAAAATACGGCATGACCGACGCTCAGATTTTCTTCGGCGCCGAAGTACCTGTCGCTGGTATCGCCGGCGACCAACAGGCTGCTCTTTTCGGTCAGACCTGCTTCAAACCAGGCACTGCCAAAAATACTTATGGCACCGGCTGCTTCATGCTTATGAACACCGGCGAAAAACTCTACAACTCCAATAACGGTCTGTTGACCACCATCGCTTGGGGCCTCGACGGCAAAGTGGAATACGCCTTGGAAGGCAGTATCTTCATCGCCGGCGCCGCTATCCAGTGGTTGCGCGACAGCCTGAAGATGATCGAATCTGCTTCAGATTCCGAATTCTTCGCCAGCAAAGTTGACGATGCTGAAGGCGTCTACGTCGTACCGGCCTTCGCCGGCTTGGGCGCTCCTTATTGGGATATGAAAGCCCGCGGCGCTATCTTCGGCCTGACCCGTGGTTCAACAAAGAGCCATCTCATCCGCGCTACTTTGGACTCCCTGTGCTATCAGACCCGGGACGTTCTGAGCGCTATGGAAAGCGATTCCGGCATCAAACTGCAGGCTCTGAAGGTAGACGGCGGCGCCGTTGCCAACAACCTGTTGATGCAGTTCCAAGCTGATATTCTGGATGTGCCTGTTGACCGTCCAGAAATCACAGAAACCACCGCTCTGGGCGCTGCCTACCTGGCAGGTCTGGCTGTAGGCTATTGGGCAACCAAAGAAGATCTGGTTAGCAGCTGGAAACTCAATCAGCGCTTCCAACCGGATATGCCTGCTGAAAAACGCGAAGGTTATTACAAAGGCTGGCAGAAAGCGGTTCAGCGTTCCATGAACTGGGAAGACTAA
- a CDS encoding MIP/aquaporin family protein, which translates to MDNLLGEFLGTMVLCAFGCGVVASTLLTGSKGQNGGWIVITAGWGFAVVMGVYTAITCGAPQADLNPSVTLAKYFMGIYKTFGHAAATMLAELAGGFVGGVICWLAYLGHWEKTEDQGFKLGIFCTGPAIRNTTNNFICEVIATFFLIFGIFCIFGKGVGGMAPGMGPYVVGILIWALGMSFGGPTGYAMNLARDLGPRLAHAVLPIAGKGGSDWGYAWIPCVAPLVGASIAYVFGHAIGIM; encoded by the coding sequence ATGGACAACTTGTTGGGTGAATTTCTAGGTACCATGGTTTTATGCGCTTTTGGTTGCGGGGTTGTAGCAAGCACCTTGCTCACCGGCTCCAAAGGACAAAACGGCGGCTGGATCGTTATCACCGCTGGCTGGGGTTTTGCTGTTGTAATGGGGGTTTATACCGCTATTACCTGCGGTGCGCCGCAGGCCGACCTCAATCCTTCTGTAACATTGGCTAAGTATTTCATGGGCATCTACAAAACCTTCGGTCATGCTGCGGCTACTATGTTGGCTGAGCTTGCCGGCGGCTTTGTCGGCGGCGTTATTTGCTGGCTGGCATATCTCGGACACTGGGAAAAAACAGAGGACCAAGGCTTCAAGCTTGGTATCTTCTGCACCGGTCCTGCAATCCGGAATACTACTAATAACTTCATCTGCGAAGTTATCGCTACGTTCTTCCTGATTTTCGGCATCTTCTGCATCTTCGGTAAAGGCGTTGGCGGCATGGCTCCTGGCATGGGACCTTATGTTGTCGGTATCCTGATCTGGGCTTTGGGCATGAGCTTTGGCGGTCCTACCGGTTACGCCATGAACCTGGCTCGTGACCTCGGACCTCGTTTGGCTCACGCCGTTCTGCCGATCGCTGGTAAAGGCGGCTCCGACTGGGGTTATGCCTGGATTCCCTGCGTAGCTCCGCTCGTAGGCGCATCCATCGCCTATGTCTTCGGTCACGCAATTGGCATCATGTAA
- a CDS encoding NAD(P)/FAD-dependent oxidoreductase: METIFKTDVVVIGGGIVGTAIARELSKYELDLVLVEKEPDLATGTTKANSAILHAGFDAPHGSLKARTNVRGNQLYHELEDELGLDIKWTGSLVVATNEEEMETVKNLVVRGKENGVPGLMMLSRDEVLEREPNLNPTVEGALWAPTAGVCWPFGAALAFAQCAEQNGAKVLTECAVEGIETENGAVKAVLTSKGRIETRLVINAAGLYADAVSRMAGDDSFTITPRKGEYIFFDKSVKKDLVNGVVFPTPSKISKGILVCTTTHGNTFIGPNAQGQEDKEDKATTLAGLNEIISSAKKLMPAMPMHASITQFSGLRAVSSTGDFILGPSESVIGLVHAAGMQSPGLTAAPAVAEELVEMLRQNGEQLNPKANFKARLPKKVVFHKLPRDKQAELIGKDALYGRVICRCEVITEAEIVAAIKAPCGARTVDGVKRRTRAGMGRCQGGFCGPRVTAILARELDIPVTEVRKERADSYMFYDKLSGICEVDNHE, translated from the coding sequence ATGGAGACCATTTTTAAAACCGACGTCGTTGTTATTGGCGGCGGCATTGTCGGTACAGCCATTGCCCGGGAATTGTCCAAATATGAGCTGGACCTGGTGCTGGTAGAGAAGGAGCCTGATTTAGCTACAGGTACAACCAAGGCGAACAGTGCGATTCTTCATGCCGGTTTTGACGCGCCCCATGGCTCGTTGAAGGCTCGTACCAATGTGCGAGGCAATCAGCTGTATCATGAGCTGGAAGACGAACTGGGCTTAGATATTAAATGGACCGGTTCTCTTGTTGTAGCTACCAATGAAGAAGAAATGGAAACCGTGAAAAACCTGGTAGTACGGGGTAAGGAAAACGGCGTGCCTGGCTTAATGATGCTCAGCCGCGATGAAGTCCTTGAGCGTGAGCCTAACCTCAACCCTACCGTGGAAGGGGCTCTTTGGGCTCCTACGGCCGGTGTTTGCTGGCCCTTTGGCGCAGCCCTTGCTTTTGCGCAATGTGCAGAGCAAAACGGCGCCAAGGTTCTTACCGAATGCGCGGTGGAAGGTATTGAAACGGAAAATGGCGCCGTTAAGGCGGTGCTGACTTCCAAAGGACGTATCGAAACCCGCTTGGTTATTAATGCCGCCGGTCTCTATGCGGACGCAGTCAGCCGCATGGCTGGCGATGACAGCTTCACCATTACCCCTCGTAAAGGAGAATATATTTTCTTTGACAAATCAGTAAAAAAAGATTTGGTCAATGGCGTAGTATTCCCGACGCCTAGCAAAATTTCCAAGGGTATTTTGGTTTGCACTACTACCCATGGCAATACTTTCATCGGCCCTAACGCTCAAGGGCAGGAAGACAAGGAAGACAAGGCTACAACGCTGGCTGGGTTGAATGAAATTATTTCTTCGGCGAAGAAGCTGATGCCGGCTATGCCGATGCATGCGTCCATTACGCAGTTCTCCGGTTTGCGCGCTGTTTCCAGCACGGGAGACTTTATTTTAGGGCCTTCGGAGTCGGTTATTGGTTTGGTTCATGCTGCTGGCATGCAGTCTCCTGGTTTAACAGCCGCTCCGGCTGTGGCGGAAGAGCTGGTGGAAATGCTGCGCCAAAACGGCGAGCAACTCAACCCGAAAGCCAATTTCAAAGCGCGTCTGCCTAAAAAAGTGGTTTTCCACAAACTGCCTCGGGACAAGCAGGCGGAGCTGATTGGCAAAGACGCTCTGTATGGCCGCGTGATTTGCCGCTGTGAAGTCATTACAGAAGCGGAAATTGTAGCTGCCATCAAAGCGCCTTGCGGCGCACGGACTGTGGACGGCGTTAAACGCCGCACACGCGCTGGCATGGGACGCTGCCAAGGCGGCTTCTGCGGACCGCGGGTTACGGCCATCCTCGCCAGGGAGCTGGATATTCCGGTGACCGAGGTGCGCAAGGAACGCGCCGATTCGTATATGTTCTACGACAAACTCTCCGGAATTTGCGAGGTGGACAACCATGAATGA
- a CDS encoding NAD(P)/FAD-dependent oxidoreductase — protein MNEVCFPTYDVIVIGGGPAGLSAAHSAHKEGAQSILVIERDRELGGILQQCIHNGFGLHHFKEELTGPGYAHRCIAAIKDLPGVEVMTDTMVLEVLPDKTVVAVNPKAGMIQVKGKSVILTMGCRERTRGAIRIPGERPAGVFTAGAAQRMVNMEGYLPGKKVVILGSGDIGLIMARRMTLEGAKVEAVLEICPYSNGLTRNIVQCLEDFDIPLHLAHTIVKVHGEGRVTGVTCAKVDAHMQPVAGTEFFIECDTLLLSVGLIPENELSRGLDVPLHPLTSGPLVDQRRQTLVPGVFAAGNVVHVHDLVDFVSEEAEIAGKFAARYAQGALTGEERSVQVQPGDGIRTVVPQRLTVPEGGEQARLFLRVAKPELKISIEVQSGGTTILSRRQAVAKPGEMIVIDLPAEKVAQVRGEMTVLVKREGN, from the coding sequence ATGAATGAAGTATGTTTTCCGACGTATGACGTCATTGTTATTGGCGGCGGCCCTGCGGGTCTGTCGGCGGCGCACAGCGCTCACAAAGAAGGCGCGCAGAGTATTCTTGTGATTGAACGTGACCGCGAGCTGGGCGGTATTTTGCAGCAGTGCATTCATAACGGCTTTGGCTTGCACCATTTTAAAGAGGAATTGACAGGCCCTGGCTATGCGCATCGCTGCATTGCAGCCATTAAGGATCTGCCGGGCGTAGAAGTGATGACCGATACGATGGTATTGGAAGTGCTGCCTGATAAAACCGTAGTGGCTGTCAATCCCAAAGCAGGCATGATTCAAGTGAAAGGCAAATCCGTTATTTTGACCATGGGCTGTCGGGAGCGTACTCGCGGAGCTATCCGCATTCCCGGCGAGCGCCCGGCCGGCGTCTTTACAGCTGGCGCAGCGCAGCGCATGGTGAATATGGAAGGTTACTTGCCTGGTAAAAAAGTCGTCATTTTGGGCTCCGGCGACATCGGCTTGATCATGGCCCGCCGCATGACCTTGGAAGGCGCAAAAGTAGAAGCCGTGCTGGAAATCTGCCCTTATTCCAACGGTTTGACTCGTAATATTGTGCAATGTCTGGAAGATTTCGATATTCCTCTGCACTTGGCGCATACTATTGTTAAGGTCCATGGCGAAGGCCGCGTGACTGGCGTAACCTGCGCGAAAGTGGATGCGCACATGCAGCCTGTGGCTGGTACGGAATTCTTTATTGAATGCGATACCTTGCTGCTGTCGGTTGGCTTGATTCCTGAAAATGAACTATCACGCGGTCTTGATGTGCCGCTGCATCCGCTGACGAGCGGCCCCTTGGTGGACCAGCGCCGTCAAACCTTGGTGCCGGGCGTATTTGCCGCCGGCAATGTCGTTCATGTGCATGACTTGGTGGACTTTGTGTCGGAAGAAGCGGAAATTGCCGGCAAATTTGCCGCTCGCTACGCTCAAGGCGCATTGACTGGTGAAGAACGCAGCGTGCAGGTGCAGCCTGGCGACGGCATTCGCACGGTTGTGCCGCAGCGTCTTACTGTCCCCGAAGGCGGCGAGCAAGCGCGCCTTTTCCTGCGCGTGGCCAAGCCGGAACTGAAAATTTCCATTGAAGTCCAGTCCGGCGGTACGACCATCCTCAGCCGCCGTCAGGCCGTAGCCAAGCCGGGGGAAATGATCGTCATTGATTTGCCTGCGGAAAAAGTAGCCCAAGTACGCGGTGAGATGACGGTACTTGTCAAACGGGAGGGAAACTAA
- a CDS encoding DUF1667 domain-containing protein: MSETKRALNCIVCPMSCSGTVTLEDGKITNLEGFTCPRGKAYAQEELTAPKRMLTTTVRVEGGALALLPVMSKASLPKEKVMDCAACLRSVKLQAPVKEGQIVMADILGLGVDIVATRDMEAI, translated from the coding sequence ATGAGTGAAACCAAACGAGCATTGAACTGCATTGTTTGCCCTATGAGCTGCAGTGGTACGGTGACGTTGGAAGACGGTAAAATAACAAATTTGGAAGGCTTCACCTGCCCGCGTGGCAAAGCCTACGCGCAAGAAGAGCTGACCGCTCCCAAGCGTATGCTGACCACCACCGTGCGCGTGGAAGGCGGCGCGTTGGCGCTGCTGCCGGTCATGTCTAAGGCCAGCTTGCCGAAGGAAAAAGTTATGGACTGCGCAGCTTGTCTGCGCAGCGTCAAGCTGCAGGCGCCGGTCAAGGAAGGCCAGATCGTGATGGCCGATATTTTGGGTCTTGGTGTTGATATTGTCGCTACGCGCGACATGGAAGCCATCTAA
- a CDS encoding damage-control phosphatase ARMT1 family protein, producing the protein MQLNLNCLLCNLKQVLTVSSVAGADEKTTELIMREVMGYLKETDYARSNPEVIQGTWEIITKHLKDADPYREIRSSYNEELLGLSPAVRSMIQEADDSFDAALKLAITANLIDFAASHSFDREMVLEKLHCAREQELAVDESSKLKQALAGAQSLLYLGDNCGEIVIDKLFLEELRREFPQLTMYFGVRGEPIVNDVTFEDAMQVGMSEVARVISNGDGSLGTVLHRTSPDFQQVFKEADVIIAKGQGNYESLSETAHKNLFFLFMAKCEAVARAAGVKNMSIVCQQG; encoded by the coding sequence ATGCAGCTCAATTTGAATTGCCTGCTTTGCAATCTGAAGCAGGTATTAACCGTATCTTCCGTGGCTGGAGCCGATGAGAAAACAACAGAGCTTATCATGCGCGAAGTTATGGGCTATTTAAAGGAAACTGATTACGCCCGCTCCAATCCGGAAGTCATTCAGGGTACTTGGGAGATTATTACGAAGCATTTAAAGGACGCTGATCCGTATCGGGAGATTCGCAGCAGCTATAATGAGGAGCTTTTGGGGCTGTCGCCTGCGGTGCGTTCTATGATTCAGGAAGCTGACGACTCCTTTGATGCAGCGTTGAAGCTGGCGATTACGGCGAATCTGATTGATTTTGCCGCTAGTCATTCCTTTGATCGGGAAATGGTGCTGGAAAAACTGCATTGCGCCAGAGAACAGGAGTTGGCGGTGGATGAAAGTTCCAAGCTAAAACAAGCCTTGGCAGGGGCGCAATCGCTCTTGTATTTAGGAGACAACTGCGGGGAAATTGTCATTGATAAGCTGTTTTTAGAAGAATTGCGGCGGGAGTTTCCGCAGTTGACCATGTATTTTGGCGTGCGCGGGGAGCCGATTGTTAATGATGTGACGTTTGAAGACGCCATGCAGGTGGGCATGAGCGAGGTAGCCAGGGTAATCAGTAATGGAGATGGCTCGCTGGGGACGGTGCTGCATCGGACCAGCCCCGATTTTCAGCAGGTATTTAAAGAAGCCGATGTCATTATCGCTAAAGGTCAGGGAAACTATGAAAGCTTGAGCGAAACAGCGCACAAAAATCTTTTCTTCTTGTTCATGGCCAAATGTGAAGCCGTGGCTCGGGCGGCGGGCGTGAAAAATATGTCCATCGTCTGCCAACAAGGCTAA